The Chryseobacterium phocaeense genome includes the window AGAAAAAAATACGCCATCTACGATCTGGTAGATAATAACAGAAACCAATTCATAATTGGCAGAAACGATAAATTTGGTGAACAGATCATGGGTAAGCGGACGTGGCGGATGGATATCTTTTTCCAGTCCCAGCGAAATAGACTGAGCCTCGAAATTTCCTATGACAACAGGTAATTTTATATGTGTCTCTTCATGTTCCAATAACAAAGCGTACGCCCCTGATTGGGTCTGGCTGTACGATATTCCGCGAATAATTAGCTGTTTATAATCCATAGGTACAAATATAGATTAATTTTTTGTTGTGTTTTCAGTTTTTTACGCAAAAATAAAAGCCCGGAAAAGCCCGAGCTTTTATGTTATAAGTGAATTGTAAATTGTGAATTATCAATAGTGAATTTTGCTTCGCAAATGAATGATTATTAATTGACAAGCAAGGCGAATTGACTCTTCACTATTGACTTTTTATCCTTTAATGGCTTTAATTTTCTCCGTTAAAGCAGGAATGATCTGGAATGCATCTCCTACTACCCCATAATCAGCAGACTTGAAGAATGGTGCTTCAGCGTCGTTATTGATTACTACGATTGTTTTAGAAGAGTTTACCCCAGCTAAGTGCTGGATGGCTCCGGAAATACCCACTGCAATATAAAGGTTAGGTGAAATAGCTTTACCTGTTTGTCCTACGTGCTCTGTGTGCGGTCTCCATCCGATATCAGAAACCGGCTTGGAACATGCTGTAGCAGCTCCCAGAACATTAGCAAGCTCTTCAACCATTCCCCAGTTTTCAGGACCTTTCATTCCTCTTCCTGCAGAAACAACGATTTCAGCTTCTTTAAGGTCTAATTTCCCTGAGCTCTGCTCATGAGAGATTACTTTAGTATCTTCATTGGCTACTGACAGGTTTTTCACTTCTTCTGAACCTGACACTGCACTTTCCTTTACTCCGAAAGCATTTTGAGATACGGTAACAATTACTCCGCTTCCTTCAGCTTTTGCATGCATGAACCCTTTTCCTGAGAATGCTCTTCTTTTCACCTGGAACGGAGAAAGACTTTCAGGCGCTTCCAGAACATTGGTAATTAAAGAATAATTCTTCATTACTGCAAGCATTGGAGCGATAGATGAAGCGTCTGTAGTGTGAGGGAAAACAATAACATTTCCATCAGCCACTTCACTTACAGCCTGGGCAAATGCTTTTGCTGAGAAGTTTTTAAGACCTTCGTCTTTGATATTAATTACATTGGATGCTCCATATTTGTATAATAAATCTGAAGAATCTGTTGGGTTTACAGAGATTGCCGTTACGGTATCTCCTGCCTGATCTGCCACTGCTTTAGCATAAGAAACTGCTTCAAAAGCTGCTTTTTTGTAAACTCCGTTTATATTTTCTGCGTATACGAATACTGCCATTATTTTAAATTTAAAAATTAAAAGATTGAAAATTAATAGATTAAGAAATTGGATTCAGTCCAAGGTTTTTTAATTTCCTTCTTCTGGCTTCCAGCTTCTAACCTTTAGATTACTTTAGCTTCTTCGTGAAGTAATCTTACCAATTCATCCAGATTGTCAGGAGAAACCATTTTCACAGCAGCTCTTGGCGGTACGCTGTCATAAGATACTCCCTGAACTTTCACTTCAGAAGAAGACGGCTCCGCCACCTGCAAAGGCTTTGTTCTTGCAGACATGATTCCTCTCATATTCGGGATGATCAGATCTTTTTCATCTACCAATCCTTTTTGTCCTGCAATTACGGCAGGTAATTTTACTGATATCGTTTCTTTTCCACCTTCAATTTCTCTTACTGCAGTGGCTTCACTTCCATTTACATCCAATCCTACCGATGCATTCACGAAAGGCTGATTCAATAGCTGAGCTACCATTCCAGGTACGGAACCTCCGTTATAGTCAATGGATTCTTTACCGCAAAGGATCAGGTCATACCCTCCGTTTTGCGCTACGGCAGCAATTTCTTTTGCTGTAGAATAGCTGTCTTTAGGATCAAGGTTTACTCTTACTGCATCATTGGCACCGATCGCTAATGCTTTTCTAACCACCGGTTCTGTAGCAGCATCTCCTACGTTGATCACTGTTACAGTTGCACCCTGAGATTCCTGAAGTTTAACTGCTTTTGTTAATGCAAATTCATCTAAAGGATTGATTACCCACTGAATTCCATTTTTGTCGAAGGCAGATTTATCTGCTGTAAAGTTAATCTTGGAAGTAGTATCCGGAACACTACTGATACAAACTAATATTTTCATGTGTACTATTTTATTTTTCTCCCTTTATCGCATGAAAACCCATTGGTTCAATGCCGGGATTTTATATTTTTAATTCCTGTAAATATAAACAAAAAATATATTATGCATGCATAATATATATCGATTTATTATTCAGCGCATTAAAAATAATAAAAACGCTCTGATGTAGAGCGTTTTTATTTTATTATGGATGATGCCTGTATTATTTTTTGATGAATTTCTTAGAAAACACAGCTCCGTGACTCTCCATATGGATGACGTAAACTCCCGGATTAAGACCTCTGACATCAATTTTATTATGTTCAAGTTTCGTATTCATCTTTCTTCCTGCTGTATCATAAATTTCCGCTTTGGTAATTTGTGATTTAGACTGTAGTGTAATAATATCAGTGGCCGGACTAGGATAAACCAAAATATTGTCATCTTCTGCAATCACTTCTTTTGTGTTTAATACAGTTGCATTGGTAGCGATGAGTGTATAGTCATCAAAAGAAGTAGGATGAGCTACCGTATTTCCTGTCTCAACTGCTGAAACAAAATCCATTTCAAAAGGATCTACCCCTACAGCAGCCGATGTATATGTTCCCGACGGGCTGTAAACGGTACCTCCGGGGCTAGTCCAGGTAGCTACTCCTGTAGTTTTATTAAATGTACACCTTAATTTAATCCATGTATTGGCAGGATATGTATAGGTATTGGGCTCAAGATAAAAAAGATAATTCCCTGTTACTCCAGTCGCAGTATTCGTATAGTAGGCTATCCCAATCGCTCTTTTCGAGGCATAATCATATCCGGCCCCAAGCAGTGTTTTATGGGTTGTTCCATCATAAACTAAAACAGTTCCCCTGCCAGAGCCTCCTGTAGCGCTTCCCGTGTACAAATTAAATTCCAGTTTAAGGATATCATTTCCCGCTGTTCTTGAGGCCCATGCTATATCTAATCCTTTTTTCCACATATACTTTGTTCCACTTCCCGTTGCACTTCCTGTAAGCTGCAAAGATTTACCATGCGCCGCATCTATGTTTACAATCTGGGCATCTGAATTGGAGCCTCCCACAAAGTCCGTATAAAATCCACCTTGCCCTGGTACTGTCGGGGTAATGGAAGTACCCACATTCCCTATCGTGTAGGCATTAAAATCATCACTTTGTAAGGACTGGGCATTGAATGTCTGAACCAGACCGAATACAAATGCGCCCATTGATAAAACTTTTTTCATAAAATATTTTTTTTAAATTCGATATCAATATAACAATTATGAGTAAGCCTACTTAATAATTATCTTAAATTCCAAGCAATCTATTTACATTTTTCGCTTTATGCCTGCAAACCTAGTTCAATTTAAAAATGAAATCAATACCTAAAATTAGGGAGTTTTAAATCCCGGAAGCAAGATATACAAATCCCCTGTTTAAGCTGATTTCAGGCCACTTCTGAAGGTTATAAAGCTTCTCAACCATCTTATGAACTTATCCGGAAAATCCTTAATAAGTTTCTGCAAATCACTTTCTATTGATAAGACCACCTAATTTTAAAAAGGTTGCCCTGAACTAAAAATATTTTATGTATTTCCAATATGTTAAAGAGAGGGAAGCCAGAAGAAGGAAGCTGGAAGTCAGTATCGGACTGAAAATTTCTTACCGTTATCATAACCAATAACTAGTTTAAAACTATTAAACTAATATAGATGTCCTTTAAACTTCAATTGCTTCACTCTTCCGGCTTCCGGTCCTTTTTATGCCGGTTTAGTAGCCCTAAACTCGATCTTACTTGGCAAAACCCTTGGATTCATTTTCAGAATGTCCAGAACCAGATTTCCCATATCCTCAGGCTGGATCTTCCAGCTGTCTTTTTCTGAAGGGATATTTCCGTTGAAATTCGTAGCCACAGAACCTGGCATAATGACCGTAGATTTGATGTTATATTTTCTGAGATCAATCATTGCAGCCTGAGTAAATCCTACCACTCCGAATTTTGAAGCATTATAACCGGTTCCGTTTTCAAAGAAATTGGCCCCTGCCAGGCTTGAAACCGTGATATAATATCCCTCTGTCTTTTTTAATTCTTCCACAGTGGCTTTTAAAGTATAAAAAGCACCTGTGAGATTTGTTTCTATCATAGAGTTCCATTCTTCGGCACTCAACTCATCGACAGGCTTGAATATTCCAAGGCCTGCATTCGCAATCACAAAATCCAGCCTGCCAAATTTTTCCGTTATTTGCTGTACTGCTTCCTGTTCGTTTTCGAGGCTTCTTACATCAGAAACGATCCCCAGAACGTTTTCTGAATACTGTTTAAGCTCTTGTTCTGCTTTTTCCACATCCTCTTGCTTTCGTCCTGAAAAAGCTATTGAAATACCATTTTCAAGCAATATCCGGGCTATCCCGAAACCGATTCCTTTTGTTCCCCCTGTAATATAGGCTACTTTCTGATCTGACATATTTTTAATTTTTTTTAGTCCTCTAAAAATAAAAAAAACGCCCCAATTGAGGCGTTTTGCTGGTCCTGAATTTTACAGGTATTATTTTTTAATGAATTTTTCGACTGTTTTCCCGTCTTTTGTTTCAAAGCTTACGATATAGCTTCCTGAATTAAGATTTTTTACATCCACTTTATTTCCTTCAAGCTGAGCCGGAACTTTTTTCCCGGACATATCATAAATTTCAAGATTACTGATTTTCATCTCGGTAAGGATATTCAGATAATCAACCGTAGGATTTGGTCCGATTGCAATAATTGAAGATTTTCTGGCATCATTTTCAACAGTTGCCAAGGTAGTATTGTTACCGGCATGTACGGAATAATTATCGATACCAAAAGTAGTTGGTCCTGCATTTACAGGAGCTGTTGCAGAAGCTCTGTAAGGAGAACTGTACACATCAAATTCCGTAGGATCAATATCTGCTACGGTAGTGGCTCCACTTACTGTCAGCGTAATAGGTGCTGCGTTTCCGATTGTATAAGTGATTTCTCCGGTTGTCTTATTATAACTGTATCCCACGGTTACCCATGTATTAGCTGGGTAAACAGTTGCGGAGATCCCTGTAATCGTATAAAAGGCAGCGTTTAATCCTGTATCAAGATAAGCCAGTCCTGTCATCAGTTTTGTCTGAGAATTATATCTTACTCCTACAATTCCGTCATCAGCACCAAAAAGGGCTATTCCAGATGCATGCTGATTGGTAGAGGTTCCGGTATAAATTTCGGCTCTTCCTTTAACAATGTTGTTTCCAGGCGTTCTTGCAGCCCAGGCTGTCTCCAATCCGCTTTTAAAAACGTAACGTGCAGATGTAGCCGCACCATCATTTCCACCTGTTACCTGAAGGTATTTTCCATGAGCTGCATCACCATTTACAATCTGAAAATCAGTAACCGCTCCATTATAGACAGTCATACCTCCTTGTCCGGCCACGGTGCCTGCTGTAGAAGTAGCTACATTTCCTATAGTATAGGAATTATAGTTGTCGGATTCTAAAAGCTGTGCAGAAGTTGAAATTGCTGAAGCTAATGCTAAGCAAACTAGTAGATTTCTTTTCATGTTATTTTTTTTATTTACCTGGTAAATATAGAACTTTTATTCTAAATAGGTAAAATATTAATCATAAATATGAAATAAAATAATTTTTTAAACAATAAATCCAACAATATGTTATTTTAATCCATTTTAAACATTATATAATATTTAAATTATTTTTCTAAAAAATTCCTACAATAAAAATATTTTAACTAAAAAATCATTAAATCACAAAAACATTCACCAAATGATTATTATTATCTCGTAAATAATGGAAAGTCAATATCATATCGCGTTATGATTATTTTTTTATAAATTTCCCGGAAAAACTTCCATTCTCTGTTTTAATATTGATTAAATACAGACCCGCCGGCAGCTTTGCCACCTCTATTTTATCATTTTCCAATCCTGAGTGCACTTTTCTTCCTGCAACATCAAATATTTCAGAGCTTTTTATTTTTCCGGCAACAGAGACTGAAATAAAATCCGCAGCCGGATTCGGATAGATATTGACGGTATTTTTGTTCAAAGTTTTATCTAATGATGAAAGCTGGGCTTCATTATACACTTTGACGTTATCAATAAAAGCTGTTCCCTCAGTATTATCATGTACAAAACGCAGCTGATTCATATCTATTGATTCTGCGGCCGTGCCTGAACAAATCAGCATTCCATTCAGATAATATTTAATACCTGTAGCAGTTCCCATCACTGTAAGACTGTACCAAAGATTGGGTTCCCAGATAGCAGATACAGATTCCATGACCGGTACACCTGAAATCATTTTAAGTACTTTAACTGTTCCAGTATGATCAAAATCCAATCTGACGACGAATTTTTCATCCGCACTGCTCAGTCCCTGAAAACTAAAGATGGATCCGTTAAGCTGAGACATCTTCATATCAAAAGAAACCGTAAAATTATTATAGGGCAGCATGACAGGAAGATTATTAAATGCTCCTATAATAGGGATAGACTGGGTTCCATACGTATTTTCCTTTATAATTCTGAGGGAATGAAAACCATCAGAGGCATCATCTGAACAAACTGTCTGGTTGAGGACATTAGCAGGGAAATCGCCTGTGGGCGTACTGATCCAAGTTCCCTGTCCATTGATGTCTCCTGTGTAAAATCCATCCAGTGTTTCAAAGGAAACCACCTGCTGCTGCGCCAAATAAAATGCTGAAAACAAGCAGAATGCAAATAAATAGTTCTTTTTCATGGTATTATTTTTAGGTAGAACTAAAAATAAACACATACCACATCTAAAAAAATATCATTTGATAGGGATATTCTCATAAAAAAGCGTAAAGCGTTCCGATTCCGGAACGCTTTATCAATATGCTTATAAGCTATTTATTATTTCGAATAATTTTCAAAGAATAATGGAATACTCTCAATTCCCTTGTAGAAATTAAAAAGTCCGTAATGTTCATTGGGTGAGTGAATGGCATCCGAATCCAGTCCAAAGCCCATCAATACGGATTTAGCGCCCAATACTTTTTCAAACATTGCGGTGATTGGAATACTTCCTCCACTTCTGTAGGGCAGAACTTCTTTACCAAATGCCGTTTCCATGGCCTGTTTGGCTGCTAAAAACTCTTTGGTATCACTTGGCAGAACATAAGGCATTCCTCCATGATGCGGTGTTACTTTAACCTTAACGTTCTCAGGAGCAATTTTCTCAAAATACTTAGTGAATTTTTCTGTGATTTCTTCAGGAGTCTGATAAGGAACCAGACGCATTGAAATTTTAGCGGAAGCTTTGGAAGGAATTACTGTTTTAGCCCCTTCTCCGGTATATCCACCCCAGATTCCGTTACAGTCTAAAGTTGGACGGATGGAGGTTCTTTCCAGCGTAGTATAGCTTTTTTCACCTTCCACTCCATTCAGCCCGATAGACTTTTTGAACTCTTCAGGATTATCCTTCAGTTTGTTCATATCTGCTCTTTCGGCATCAGATACAGTTTCTACGTTGTCGTAAAATCCATCAATGGTAATATGCCCGTCTTCATCAATCAGTTTGGCGATCATTCTGGAAAGTACGTGGATAGGGTTTGGAACCGCTCCCCCGTACAGCCCTGAGTGAAGGTCTCTGTTTGGTCCTTCAATTTCCACTTCCACATAGCTCAATCCTCTTAAACCAGTTGTTACCGTTGGCTGTTCGTTGCTGTAGATATGCGTGTCAGAGATCAGGATACAGTCGCAGGAAAGTTTTTCTTTATTTTCATTAACGAAATCTCCCAGGCTCACAGATCCCACTTCTTCTTCACCTTCCAGAATAAATTTTACGTTGCAAGGAAGTGTATTGGTCTTCATCATCGCTTCAAAAGCTTTTACATGCATGAAGAACTGTCCTTTGTCATCTGCGGAACCTCTGGCGAAAATCGCTCCGTCCGGGTGAAGTTCAGTTTTTTCAATGTACGGCTCAAAAGGTGGTTTTCTCCATAATTCAAGCGGATCAGCAGGCTGTACATCATAGTGCCCGTATACCAATACCGTAGGAAGGTTTTTATCTAATATTTTCTCTCCGAAAACAATCGGATAGCCTTTTGTCTGACATACTTCAACATGATCTGCTCCTGCATTTCTCAAATGTTCTGCACACAAGTCCGCACATTTCAATACATCGTTCTTATAGGCCGGATCTGCAGAAATAGAAGGAATTCTCAATAACTCAAATAATTCATCCACGAAACGCTGTTTGTTTTCGTTGATGTAATTTAATGTCTCTTGCATTTTAAAATTTGTTTTGTTAAAAATAAAAAAATTGGCCTGCAGCAGCAAGCAAAAACAGATAATTTTCCGAATAAGAGTAAAATTTAGTAAGCAAAGGGAATACTTTTTTTCATTCATTTTTATTTATCAATAAAGCAAGACGGGAAATGCAAGAAGTAATGGCTGGAATCTACAGCATATTCCGTCTTATAATGATTCCTGGTGAAAGCCATTTTATATACGCTTAAAACCGTATAAAACAATCACTCATATACTTTCTACAGATTACCCATGTAACTTCTGGTAAATTGTACGGGTAATTTTTCAAGTTTATATGGATAAGTTGATCAAAAACTCATTACAGACGGCGAAATAAATAAATGAAAAGTGAAGAAATACCATTATTTTTTTATAGTATCATAACCAAAATTACACAAACCCGGCAATTTTTCTTATTCATCAGCATTTTATTTTGATTTTATGCGGGTTTTATTTTGTTTTACCACCTCACAAATGTTCAACTTAAAATCGAAAAAAAATGTCAATCACATCCAATGCTATTTCCAACCCCTCATAAGTTGAAAGGCTGCTAAGTTATTGTCTATAACGGCATAATTATCATGGCTAAACCAGCTAAATATACATCCAAACATCTATAGCATCCAAAAATGATGAACTTAAAGTATTAGACTTCATCTTCGCCAAATAGCAGGAGCAACACCAACTGGAAAAGCGACAACAGTAATAAAATCCAGCTATATCACTAACCTGGCAGATCAAGTTGTGGCTATTTATAATCAAAAATCATATTTCCAAATAAAATTGTTTATGTAATAATGATTTATCCATGAGCAATTTTTTCCATGCACAAAAACACAAAATGAAAAATTCTAAAGGATTAAATTATATGATGGAACTGGGTCTAGTTCTGCTATTTTCTATTTACACTTATTTTTTCTTCTCATTATCCAGAGATACTTATGATTACATAAGCCTGGCTAATTATATTAAAGAAGGAAGGTTCTACTATTCCAATAATGAATACAGCACGGTTTGGCCACTAGGATATCCTCTGCTTATAGCAGCTGTTTCTTATCTTGGTCTACCTTTGAAAATAAGTTTATTTAGTCTGAGCTTGTCGTTATTTATTGCCAGTTATAAGCTGCTTGGAAAGATCCTGGAAGGAGAAAATGGTTATGTTGTTGCAATCCTGATCTTATCATTTTTCCATGGTATTTATAAATCAAATGCGGCAGAACCTTTATTTGTTTTTTGCATTATTTCCATTCTTTATGTTATCAAAAATTTTGATTATTCTTTAAGAAGTCATTTAATTCTGGCCGGATTATTCTTTTTGCTGGTTGAAACAAAGCATACCGGCATTTTTCTGATTCCGTTTAGTATCATCTACCTGAATGGATTTAGCATCAATAGAAAATCACTTCTCTTAGTATTAACTACTTTGCCATTACTGATTGTTTTTATCCTCAGACTCTACTTTATAGGGAGTATCACCGGAGAAAACAGAATACCTAATTCTGACAGCTTACTAAAAATTATAAAAGGATCATTCAATATAAGCCACTATCATGAGTTTAAGAGGCAATATCATGTTTATTTTTTCTCCATTTTATTTTTAATGATTGCAGCTTTTGGAACTTATTTAAAACACTACAAGAAATATTCCCGATACATTCTTTATATTTTTGTACTGGCTATTTTTTATTATTGCTATATTGTATTATTAAGATACAGAACTTTTTTTTCGGGGCTGGAACCAAGATTTATGGTGCCGTATGTTCTCTTTAGCCTGATCTGTATATTACTGGTTTTTCAGAAAGCCCGGAAATATTTCATTCTCTTTTCTGTGATCATCTTAGGAATCTCTTTCTATTTTAATTTTAAATACAAGTACAAGACTTATTATACAAATGACATATTTGATTTAGCATCTTTTAAGGGGCAGACAAAGGTTACAAATGTCATTGTTGACAGACAAACGTCAATCGTTGTAGCTAATAGTCTGTTTAAGTATGAAAAGACGATCATTGATGCTGATTTGTTGACCGCCCGTTTAACGAATAACAATAAAGATTCTTTACATTATGGAAATGGCAGTGTATTTGTGATAAAGAAAAGTAGAGATACCATTAAAATAGTAGATTTAACGGTAAACAAAAATTTCAAAAAATAGTGCTCTTCAATAAATCATATTTTCGGTAGTGTATTTATTTATAAAAGAAGATTCTCGGAGAAAACAAATCAGAAATCTTGTATATGAACAGCCTAGAGTAAGTATGTTTCCAAAAAAGTTGGTCTTTTTTTTGGAAAAGAA containing:
- a CDS encoding T9SS type A sorting domain-containing protein, with product MKKVLSMGAFVFGLVQTFNAQSLQSDDFNAYTIGNVGTSITPTVPGQGGFYTDFVGGSNSDAQIVNIDAAHGKSLQLTGSATGSGTKYMWKKGLDIAWASRTAGNDILKLEFNLYTGSATGGSGRGTVLVYDGTTHKTLLGAGYDYASKRAIGIAYYTNTATGVTGNYLFYLEPNTYTYPANTWIKLRCTFNKTTGVATWTSPGGTVYSPSGTYTSAAVGVDPFEMDFVSAVETGNTVAHPTSFDDYTLIATNATVLNTKEVIAEDDNILVYPSPATDIITLQSKSQITKAEIYDTAGRKMNTKLEHNKIDVRGLNPGVYVIHMESHGAVFSKKFIKK
- a CDS encoding electron transfer flavoprotein subunit beta/FixA family protein, which produces MKILVCISSVPDTTSKINFTADKSAFDKNGIQWVINPLDEFALTKAVKLQESQGATVTVINVGDAATEPVVRKALAIGANDAVRVNLDPKDSYSTAKEIAAVAQNGGYDLILCGKESIDYNGGSVPGMVAQLLNQPFVNASVGLDVNGSEATAVREIEGGKETISVKLPAVIAGQKGLVDEKDLIIPNMRGIMSARTKPLQVAEPSSSEVKVQGVSYDSVPPRAAVKMVSPDNLDELVRLLHEEAKVI
- a CDS encoding T9SS type A sorting domain-containing protein, yielding MKRNLLVCLALASAISTSAQLLESDNYNSYTIGNVATSTAGTVAGQGGMTVYNGAVTDFQIVNGDAAHGKYLQVTGGNDGAATSARYVFKSGLETAWAARTPGNNIVKGRAEIYTGTSTNQHASGIALFGADDGIVGVRYNSQTKLMTGLAYLDTGLNAAFYTITGISATVYPANTWVTVGYSYNKTTGEITYTIGNAAPITLTVSGATTVADIDPTEFDVYSSPYRASATAPVNAGPTTFGIDNYSVHAGNNTTLATVENDARKSSIIAIGPNPTVDYLNILTEMKISNLEIYDMSGKKVPAQLEGNKVDVKNLNSGSYIVSFETKDGKTVEKFIKK
- a CDS encoding dipeptidase gives rise to the protein MQETLNYINENKQRFVDELFELLRIPSISADPAYKNDVLKCADLCAEHLRNAGADHVEVCQTKGYPIVFGEKILDKNLPTVLVYGHYDVQPADPLELWRKPPFEPYIEKTELHPDGAIFARGSADDKGQFFMHVKAFEAMMKTNTLPCNVKFILEGEEEVGSVSLGDFVNENKEKLSCDCILISDTHIYSNEQPTVTTGLRGLSYVEVEIEGPNRDLHSGLYGGAVPNPIHVLSRMIAKLIDEDGHITIDGFYDNVETVSDAERADMNKLKDNPEEFKKSIGLNGVEGEKSYTTLERTSIRPTLDCNGIWGGYTGEGAKTVIPSKASAKISMRLVPYQTPEEITEKFTKYFEKIAPENVKVKVTPHHGGMPYVLPSDTKEFLAAKQAMETAFGKEVLPYRSGGSIPITAMFEKVLGAKSVLMGFGLDSDAIHSPNEHYGLFNFYKGIESIPLFFENYSK
- a CDS encoding electron transfer flavoprotein subunit alpha/FixB family protein; amino-acid sequence: MAVFVYAENINGVYKKAAFEAVSYAKAVADQAGDTVTAISVNPTDSSDLLYKYGASNVINIKDEGLKNFSAKAFAQAVSEVADGNVIVFPHTTDASSIAPMLAVMKNYSLITNVLEAPESLSPFQVKRRAFSGKGFMHAKAEGSGVIVTVSQNAFGVKESAVSGSEEVKNLSVANEDTKVISHEQSSGKLDLKEAEIVVSAGRGMKGPENWGMVEELANVLGAATACSKPVSDIGWRPHTEHVGQTGKAISPNLYIAVGISGAIQHLAGVNSSKTIVVINNDAEAPFFKSADYGVVGDAFQIIPALTEKIKAIKG
- a CDS encoding SDR family oxidoreductase — encoded protein: MSDQKVAYITGGTKGIGFGIARILLENGISIAFSGRKQEDVEKAEQELKQYSENVLGIVSDVRSLENEQEAVQQITEKFGRLDFVIANAGLGIFKPVDELSAEEWNSMIETNLTGAFYTLKATVEELKKTEGYYITVSSLAGANFFENGTGYNASKFGVVGFTQAAMIDLRKYNIKSTVIMPGSVATNFNGNIPSEKDSWKIQPEDMGNLVLDILKMNPRVLPSKIEFRATKPA
- a CDS encoding T9SS type A sorting domain-containing protein is translated as MKKNYLFAFCLFSAFYLAQQQVVSFETLDGFYTGDINGQGTWISTPTGDFPANVLNQTVCSDDASDGFHSLRIIKENTYGTQSIPIIGAFNNLPVMLPYNNFTVSFDMKMSQLNGSIFSFQGLSSADEKFVVRLDFDHTGTVKVLKMISGVPVMESVSAIWEPNLWYSLTVMGTATGIKYYLNGMLICSGTAAESIDMNQLRFVHDNTEGTAFIDNVKVYNEAQLSSLDKTLNKNTVNIYPNPAADFISVSVAGKIKSSEIFDVAGRKVHSGLENDKIEVAKLPAGLYLINIKTENGSFSGKFIKK